A window of the Lolium perenne isolate Kyuss_39 chromosome 7, Kyuss_2.0, whole genome shotgun sequence genome harbors these coding sequences:
- the LOC127317458 gene encoding uncharacterized protein, protein MSFLAGRLAAQEGAYFLQESKLAAGRLAQKLPASKLEPGPASPPPSPDVLPEILRHSIPIRPTPPPSDPSLYGSTRWALPPGGVEAVGVSPDVLNPLSSYVSLPQATFGPKRWQLPNEQTYFSSSTANERRRDMHPPPMDPEKLKAVIAGYSQVGKAFLAGTILVFGGATAVLLYTANKLQLHSIEDVRAKGKDAAQPHADMIKEQIAPLRKWAEDTSRKWHYEGESKEKSVLVRELSRALGAKTRPN, encoded by the exons ATGAGCTTTCTCGCGGGGCGCCTCGCCGCTCAGGAGGGCGCCTACTTCCTCCAGGAGTCCAAgctcgccgccggccgcctcGCGCAGAAGCTCCCCGCGTCCAAGCTTGAGCCCGGGCCGGCgtccccgccgccgtcgcccgacGTGCTCCCTGAGATCCTCCGCCACTCGATTCCCATCAGGCCGACGCCTCCACCGTCCGACCCCTCGCTCTACGGGTCCACCCGCTGGGCCCTCCCACCGGGCGGCGTCGAGGCTGTCGGCGTGTCCCCCGATGTGCTCAACCCGCTCAGCTCATACGTCTCGCTGCCGCAGGCCACCTTCGGCCCCAAAAG ATGGCAACTCCCAAATGAACAGACTTACTTCTCGTCATCAACCGCCAATGAGCGCCGGCGTGATATGCATCCTCCTCCCATGGACCCTGAGAAGTTGAAGGCTGTAATTGCTGGATACTCGCAGG TTGGAAAAGCGTTTCTTGCTGGGACTATATTGGTGTTTGGAGGAGCGACAGCTGTGCTGCTGTACACGGCGAATAAACTACAGTTGCATTCA ATAGAAGATGTCAGAGCTAAAGGAAAAGATGCAGCGCAACCACACGCTGATATGATTAAAGAACAAATAGCTCCACTAAGGAAATGG GCTGAAGACACATCCCGAAAATGGCATTACGAAGGCGAGTCCAAGGAGAAGTCTGTCCTTGTAAGAGAGCTTTCCAGAGCACTTGGTGCTAAGACGCGGCCGAATTGA